Proteins from a single region of Patescibacteria group bacterium:
- a CDS encoding sodium-translocating pyrophosphatase, with amino-acid sequence MTITFLILGSAVLAIVYGLYLAASIVKLPAGNEKMQDIAKAIQEGAKAYLNRQYTTISIVAVVLFLFLGFMPEPLGWMTAFAFLVGAFLSGITGYIGMNISVRANVRTAEAARTGMKEAFKVAVQGGTVTGMLVVGLALLGTAGFYFFVSKDVVDLIGLGFGGSLISIFARLGGGIFTKAADVGADLVGKVEVGIPEDDPRNPAVIADNVGDSVGDCAGMAADLFETYAVTTIAAMLLASLTFVSFDNAIVFPLAIGAVSIFASIVGTLLIRLGKDGKIMKALYIGLGTSGLIAAAAFYPLTNYFMTGNGLYSTMSIYLSSLIGLAVTAALVLITEYYTSTDFRPVRDIAKASETGHGTNVIIGLAVSMKSTAAPIIVIVAAILGAHSLAGLYGISIAAMAMLSMAGIIVAIDSYGPITDNAGGIAEMAEMGDDVRNITDPLDAVGNTTKAVTKGYAIGSAALAALVLFADFEHIVGAGTDFGISNPYVLAGLFIGGLLPYYFGALSMQAVGDAAGAVVEDVRKQFKEKPGIMGGTEKPDYGRTVDIVTKRAIKEMIVPALIPVATPIIVGVFLGVEALGGLLVGSIITGIFVAISMTSGGGAWDNAKKYIEDGHHGGKGSEAHKAAVTGDTVGDPYKDTAGPAINPMIKILNIVALLVVGLLM; translated from the coding sequence ATGACAATTACATTTTTGATTCTAGGAAGCGCCGTACTGGCCATCGTTTACGGTTTGTATTTAGCAGCTTCAATTGTTAAGCTCCCTGCTGGGAACGAAAAAATGCAAGATATAGCTAAAGCTATTCAAGAAGGAGCCAAGGCTTATCTAAACAGACAGTACACTACTATTAGTATTGTTGCTGTAGTTTTATTTTTGTTTTTAGGATTTATGCCTGAGCCTTTGGGTTGGATGACAGCTTTCGCTTTTTTGGTTGGAGCTTTCTTGTCTGGTATCACAGGTTATATTGGGATGAATATTTCAGTTAGAGCAAATGTTAGAACAGCTGAGGCTGCGAGAACTGGAATGAAAGAAGCTTTCAAAGTTGCTGTTCAAGGTGGAACAGTTACAGGAATGCTTGTAGTTGGACTAGCTCTTCTTGGGACTGCTGGCTTTTATTTCTTTGTTTCAAAAGATGTTGTTGACTTAATAGGACTTGGTTTTGGTGGCTCACTTATTTCTATATTTGCTAGACTTGGTGGAGGAATCTTCACAAAGGCTGCTGATGTTGGAGCTGATTTAGTTGGAAAAGTTGAAGTTGGTATTCCTGAAGATGATCCAAGAAACCCAGCTGTTATTGCTGATAATGTTGGTGACAGTGTAGGTGATTGTGCTGGAATGGCTGCTGACCTTTTTGAAACATACGCCGTAACTACAATTGCTGCTATGCTTCTTGCTTCATTAACTTTTGTTTCTTTTGACAATGCTATAGTATTTCCTCTGGCAATTGGAGCTGTTTCAATTTTTGCTTCAATCGTTGGGACACTATTGATTAGACTTGGAAAAGACGGAAAGATTATGAAAGCATTATATATTGGGTTAGGAACATCTGGGCTTATTGCTGCCGCTGCTTTTTATCCTCTTACAAACTATTTCATGACTGGCAATGGTTTATATAGCACTATGAGTATTTATTTGTCTTCATTAATTGGGCTAGCAGTAACTGCTGCGCTTGTTCTGATTACTGAATATTATACATCTACAGACTTTAGACCAGTTAGAGATATTGCAAAAGCATCAGAAACTGGTCATGGAACTAATGTTATCATAGGGCTTGCTGTTTCAATGAAATCAACAGCTGCTCCTATCATTGTTATAGTTGCAGCTATTCTTGGAGCTCATTCATTGGCTGGCCTTTATGGTATTTCAATCGCTGCAATGGCAATGCTTTCAATGGCTGGTATTATTGTTGCTATTGATTCATATGGTCCTATTACTGACAATGCTGGTGGTATCGCTGAAATGGCAGAAATGGGGGACGATGTAAGAAACATCACAGACCCACTAGACGCTGTAGGAAACACTACAAAAGCTGTTACAAAAGGATACGCTATCGGTTCAGCTGCCTTAGCTGCGCTAGTTTTATTTGCTGATTTTGAACATATTGTTGGAGCAGGCACAGATTTTGGTATTTCAAATCCATATGTTTTAGCTGGATTATTTATTGGTGGACTTCTTCCATATTACTTTGGAGCACTTTCAATGCAAGCCGTTGGTGATGCTGCTGGGGCAGTAGTTGAGGATGTCAGAAAACAGTTCAAAGAAAAACCAGGAATTATGGGAGGAACAGAAAAACCTGACTACGGAAGAACAGTTGATATCGTAACGAAGAGAGCTATTAAAGAAATGATTGTACCTGCGTTAATCCCAGTTGCTACTCCTATTATAGTAGGCGTTTTCCTAGGAGTCGAAGCTTTAGGTGGACTTCTTGTGGGCTCAATTATTACAGGAATATTTGTAGCAATTTCAATGACATCAGGTGGGGGTGCTTGGGATAATGCTAAAAAATATATTGAAGATGGTCACCATGGCGGTAAAGGCTCAGAAGCTCACAAAGCTGCTGTAACAGGTGATACAGTTGGAGATCCTTACAAAGACACTGCAGGACCTGCTATCAATCCGATGATTAAAATATTGAACATTGTAGCATTACTTGTTGTTGGTTTGTTAATGTAA
- the smpB gene encoding SsrA-binding protein SmpB has translation MPTLAFNKKARYDFEITETFEAGMVLFGHEVKSMKEGHISLKGAYIVTQKGNKILPDFVLRKARVSPYKKANTSDYDPERDRKLLLNKKEINYLIGKYKEGGFSLIPIKIYTKKSLIKLEFGLGRGKKKHDKREDIKKKDVERQMRTLTKYK, from the coding sequence ATGCCAACACTCGCGTTTAACAAGAAAGCTAGATATGACTTTGAAATTACCGAAACCTTTGAGGCCGGGATGGTTTTGTTTGGTCATGAGGTGAAATCGATGAAAGAAGGGCATATTAGTTTAAAGGGAGCTTATATTGTTACTCAAAAAGGGAATAAAATCTTACCTGACTTTGTTTTACGAAAAGCTCGTGTTAGTCCTTATAAAAAAGCTAATACTTCTGATTATGACCCAGAGAGAGATAGAAAATTATTACTCAATAAGAAAGAAATAAACTATCTAATCGGTAAATATAAAGAAGGAGGATTTTCTTTGATTCCAATTAAGATTTATACCAAAAAAAGTCTTATTAAACTTGAGTTTGGTTTAGGTCGAGGAAAGAAAAAACATGACAAACGAGAGGATATTAAGAAAAAAGACGTTGAACGTCAAATGCGAACATTGACAAAATATAAATAG
- a CDS encoding polyribonucleotide nucleotidyltransferase, protein MNKEKVFSCDWLGRTLTIKTGKLALQANSAVTVQYGDTVILATVVESAYERDGIDYFPLMVDFEEKLYAAGMIKGSKWVKREGRPTDESVLTGRMIDRTIRPLFDESSRKDIQVVLSVMSVDQKNDFDIVSLVAASAALSISGVKWDGPIAGIRLGKINGGFVFNPTYEERAESSFDLIVAGTKERVLMIEAGAQETKEDIMYEAIVAGQKGMRPAIDLIEKLKAEVEVKKVTVREKLVSPEEKVAEAEKEKVLEIAQAWLAENTKKTVFDVEYYKMTERKAAVAAIKHGLDKHLFDKEISKTLRSMAIGKLVEKFVDDAVTEGILKDNKRVDGRAFDQIRDLYSEVGLLPRTHGTSLFNRGETQVMSITTLGGPGLEQTIDSIEGETQKRFMHHYNFPAFSVGEARPNRGPGRRDIGHGALAEKALEPVIPSKDDFPYTIRVVSETLGSNGSSSMASTCASSMTLMDAGVPIKRAVAGIAIGMASSRDMSEWKILTDIQDIEDGQGGMDFKVTGTTEGITAIQLDTKSIGLSQDIVKEALERGYKARLQILDVMNAAIEAPRAELSEHAPRVTSFKIDTEKIRDVIGPGGKIINAIIDECNVTIDIDDDGTVYISGVEAKGTEKAIDWVKSIVKDIEAGEIYHGKVVRILDFGAFIELLPGKDGMAHVSELAPYRIGAPSDFVSEGDMVWVKVKEIDDKGRVNLTLKGLPENEILWKDEKGKQEGNGAGGGDRSGRPSNGRPQRSGGFNKR, encoded by the coding sequence ATGAACAAAGAAAAAGTGTTTTCTTGTGATTGGCTTGGCCGAACGCTAACAATCAAAACAGGTAAATTAGCCCTGCAAGCTAATTCTGCTGTAACCGTTCAATACGGTGATACAGTTATTCTGGCTACAGTTGTAGAGTCAGCATATGAGAGAGATGGAATCGATTATTTCCCGTTAATGGTAGACTTCGAAGAGAAGTTGTACGCAGCTGGAATGATTAAAGGTTCAAAGTGGGTTAAAAGAGAAGGTCGTCCAACAGATGAATCAGTATTAACTGGGAGAATGATTGATAGAACAATCAGACCTTTATTTGATGAATCTTCAAGAAAAGATATTCAAGTAGTGTTATCTGTTATGAGCGTTGATCAAAAAAATGATTTTGATATTGTTTCTTTGGTTGCAGCATCAGCCGCTCTATCTATCTCGGGTGTTAAATGGGACGGACCAATTGCTGGAATTAGACTTGGAAAAATTAATGGCGGTTTTGTTTTCAATCCTACTTATGAGGAGAGAGCAGAGAGTAGCTTTGATTTAATCGTGGCCGGAACAAAAGAAAGAGTTTTGATGATTGAGGCTGGTGCCCAGGAAACAAAAGAAGATATAATGTATGAGGCTATTGTTGCTGGACAGAAAGGAATGAGACCAGCAATTGATTTGATTGAAAAACTAAAAGCTGAAGTTGAGGTTAAAAAAGTTACTGTAAGAGAAAAACTTGTTAGCCCTGAAGAAAAAGTAGCTGAAGCAGAAAAAGAAAAAGTTCTAGAAATTGCACAAGCTTGGCTTGCAGAGAATACAAAGAAAACTGTATTTGATGTTGAGTATTATAAAATGACTGAAAGAAAAGCAGCAGTCGCCGCTATTAAGCATGGTCTCGATAAACATTTATTTGACAAGGAAATTTCAAAAACATTGAGATCAATGGCTATTGGAAAATTAGTTGAAAAATTTGTTGACGATGCAGTTACTGAAGGAATATTGAAAGATAATAAAAGAGTTGATGGAAGAGCATTCGATCAAATTAGAGATCTTTATTCTGAAGTTGGATTATTACCAAGAACTCATGGAACTTCACTTTTCAATCGTGGTGAAACTCAAGTAATGTCTATAACAACTTTAGGGGGACCCGGACTTGAACAAACTATTGATAGTATTGAAGGAGAAACACAAAAAAGATTTATGCATCATTATAACTTCCCAGCATTTTCAGTTGGAGAAGCAAGACCGAACAGAGGGCCTGGAAGACGTGACATTGGGCATGGTGCTTTGGCTGAAAAAGCTTTGGAACCAGTCATCCCTTCAAAAGATGATTTTCCATATACAATTCGTGTTGTAAGTGAAACTCTTGGTTCAAATGGATCTTCATCAATGGCTTCAACTTGTGCTTCAAGTATGACTCTTATGGATGCTGGCGTGCCAATCAAGAGAGCTGTTGCCGGTATTGCAATTGGTATGGCTTCTAGCAGAGATATGAGCGAATGGAAAATATTAACTGATATTCAAGATATTGAAGATGGTCAAGGTGGAATGGATTTCAAAGTAACAGGAACAACTGAAGGTATTACTGCTATTCAACTTGATACAAAATCAATTGGATTAAGTCAGGATATTGTTAAGGAAGCTCTTGAAAGAGGATACAAAGCTAGATTACAAATTCTTGATGTTATGAATGCTGCAATTGAAGCACCTCGAGCAGAACTTTCTGAGCATGCTCCAAGAGTTACTAGCTTCAAAATTGATACTGAAAAAATTAGAGATGTTATTGGTCCAGGTGGAAAAATAATTAATGCTATAATTGACGAATGTAATGTTACTATTGATATTGATGATGACGGTACTGTTTATATTTCTGGTGTTGAGGCCAAAGGAACAGAGAAGGCAATTGATTGGGTTAAAAGCATTGTAAAAGACATAGAAGCTGGAGAAATCTATCACGGTAAAGTAGTTAGAATTCTAGACTTCGGTGCTTTTATCGAATTGCTTCCTGGAAAAGATGGAATGGCGCACGTCAGTGAACTTGCTCCATACAGAATAGGAGCACCAAGCGATTTTGTTTCTGAAGGTGATATGGTTTGGGTAAAGGTTAAAGAAATTGATGATAAAGGGAGAGTAAATCTAACCTTGAAAGGATTACCTGAAAACGAAATTCTTTGGAAGGATGAGAAAGGTAAACAGGAAGGCAATGGAGCTGGCGGAGGAGATAGAAGTGGAAGACCAAGTAATGGAAGACCACAAAGGTCAGGTGGATTTAATAAGAGATAA
- the tig gene encoding trigger factor, translating into MKVEKKDLDKAQVELTVELSQEEFTPYLEKGAQKIAKEVKIEGFRDGKAPYDIIKQKVGEMSIMDESARIAINTVLGEVISKNTTDAIGQPDIAIVKLAPENPLIFTVKMSIIPSIELGKYKELGIKEKEVKLDDAELEKTFDHLREMHVKETVSGEKIKDGDKLILNIQMFLDKVPVEGGQAKETTIIVGKDYMVSGFDKKLIDAKKGDTREFEVHYPSDHHQANLSGKNVEFKVEVKDVFDRVLPPLDDELAKKLHFKSAEDLKKNITNNIQAGKKNEARQVAEREVIERVVAKTKFGDLPEMLVQHEAETMIGELEQNVTKQGGKFEDYLSSLKKSRNDLVMEMLPDAVKRVQASLIIREIAKIEKIVVTEKEIDEYLESLVKQYQATPEIEKQIKSEEYRSYAVMTLSNRAVVGKLREWNIAMPTGGQE; encoded by the coding sequence ATGAAAGTAGAAAAAAAAGACCTAGATAAAGCTCAAGTTGAGTTGACAGTAGAATTGAGTCAAGAAGAGTTTACACCATATTTAGAAAAAGGGGCTCAAAAAATAGCCAAGGAAGTAAAAATAGAAGGATTCCGAGATGGTAAGGCTCCATACGATATTATAAAACAAAAAGTTGGTGAGATGTCCATCATGGACGAATCAGCTAGAATTGCCATTAATACTGTTTTGGGAGAAGTTATCTCAAAGAACACTACAGACGCTATCGGACAACCTGATATAGCTATTGTTAAGTTAGCTCCAGAAAATCCACTTATATTTACAGTGAAAATGTCGATAATCCCAAGTATTGAATTAGGAAAATATAAGGAGTTAGGAATAAAAGAAAAAGAGGTTAAATTAGATGATGCAGAATTGGAGAAAACTTTCGATCACTTGAGAGAGATGCATGTTAAAGAAACAGTTTCTGGGGAAAAAATAAAAGATGGCGATAAGCTTATTCTAAATATCCAAATGTTTCTAGACAAGGTTCCAGTTGAAGGAGGACAAGCAAAAGAGACAACCATTATTGTTGGTAAAGATTATATGGTCTCTGGTTTTGACAAGAAGTTGATTGACGCCAAAAAAGGAGATACAAGAGAATTTGAAGTTCACTATCCATCAGACCATCATCAGGCAAATTTGTCGGGGAAAAATGTTGAGTTCAAAGTAGAAGTGAAAGATGTTTTTGATAGAGTATTACCTCCACTAGATGATGAATTAGCTAAAAAGCTTCATTTCAAAAGTGCTGAAGACTTAAAGAAAAATATTACGAACAATATTCAAGCAGGAAAGAAAAATGAAGCAAGACAAGTAGCCGAGAGAGAAGTAATTGAAAGAGTAGTTGCTAAAACAAAATTTGGTGACCTGCCAGAAATGTTAGTCCAGCATGAGGCTGAAACTATGATTGGTGAGCTTGAGCAAAATGTTACTAAACAAGGAGGAAAGTTTGAAGACTATCTTTCCAGCTTGAAAAAATCGAGGAATGATTTGGTTATGGAAATGCTTCCAGATGCTGTGAAAAGAGTTCAGGCTTCATTAATTATTAGAGAGATAGCAAAAATCGAAAAAATAGTAGTTACAGAAAAAGAAATCGACGAATATTTAGAATCTCTTGTGAAGCAATATCAAGCGACACCAGAAATTGAAAAACAGATTAAATCAGAAGAATATAGAAGCTATGCTGTAATGACCCTTTCCAATAGGGCTGTAGTAGGAAAGCTTAGAGAGTGGAATATCGCCATGCCTACCGGCGGACAGGAATAA
- a CDS encoding NYN domain-containing protein: MYYLIDGNNLAGDLGLLEESDFNEILIDLLKDFLEDNRKKVTLVFDSNSQMGDSYEEDRLKVVYSPRDVHYASADDKIVEIAREEDPDEGIVLVTNDNEIKDEVGIINKEQNRKNEIILVSSSDFKMELGEEEVVSSNGDDELEEDEVAEINDELMSEWG; encoded by the coding sequence ATGTATTATTTAATAGATGGAAATAATTTAGCCGGAGACCTAGGTCTTTTAGAGGAAAGCGATTTTAATGAAATATTAATTGATTTGCTTAAAGATTTTTTAGAGGATAATAGGAAAAAAGTTACCTTAGTTTTTGACAGCAATAGTCAAATGGGTGATTCTTATGAAGAAGATAGATTAAAGGTTGTTTATAGCCCCAGAGATGTGCATTACGCGTCAGCAGATGACAAAATAGTAGAAATAGCTAGAGAGGAAGACCCGGATGAAGGTATAGTTCTGGTTACAAATGATAATGAAATCAAAGATGAGGTCGGAATAATAAATAAAGAGCAAAATAGAAAAAATGAAATAATATTAGTTAGCTCAAGTGATTTTAAAATGGAGCTCGGAGAGGAAGAAGTAGTGAGCAGTAACGGAGATGATGAACTAGAGGAAGATGAAGTTGCTGAGATAAATGATGAATTGATGAGTGAGTGGGGGTAA
- the nusA gene encoding transcription termination factor NusA, whose amino-acid sequence MSELISAIKMICDEKGLSYDAVISTIESALAAAYRKDYGEKNQNIKVEFSPDTAESKVFDVKTVVDDVPEEELDENGDPIKVEEVEKPELAEGEEEVKRFNPKTDLQITEAKLIKKDAKIGEEIITELAVPSTYGRMAAQTAKQVIIQRLREAERDMVMTEFKDKEKEVVSGVVQRREGRVVLVDLGKTVGILPQDEQIYGENYAPGERIKVFIKEVRTSSKGPEIILSRTSDEILRKVFYLEIPEISNGLIELKSVAREAGSRSKVAVHTESDNVDPIGSCVGQRGSRIQTVISELGGEKVDIVQYDENPEKYITNALSPAKILSITTNEEEKKAIAHVNEDQLSLAIGKGGQNARLAARLTGWKIDVVMNDGEDVVKKDDEEVEEDNSDEEKKEKDEVKAEKKDTSTSSAQGKKEKKEKKDTSTSSTPEDGQAAQGKKEEKTEKKDTSASSAQGKKEEKTEKKDTSASSAQGKKEKKEKKDTSTSSAQGKKEKKETK is encoded by the coding sequence ATGAGTGAATTAATAAGCGCTATCAAAATGATTTGTGACGAGAAAGGTTTGAGTTACGATGCTGTAATTAGTACTATAGAATCGGCTTTAGCAGCAGCCTATAGGAAAGATTATGGTGAGAAAAATCAGAATATTAAAGTTGAGTTTAGTCCAGATACTGCTGAGTCTAAAGTTTTTGATGTAAAAACAGTTGTAGACGACGTTCCTGAAGAGGAGCTAGATGAAAATGGCGACCCAATTAAAGTTGAGGAAGTAGAAAAGCCAGAATTAGCAGAAGGAGAAGAAGAAGTAAAAAGATTTAATCCAAAAACTGATTTGCAGATTACTGAAGCGAAGTTAATTAAGAAAGACGCAAAAATTGGAGAAGAAATAATTACCGAGTTGGCAGTCCCGAGCACTTATGGAAGAATGGCAGCTCAAACCGCTAAGCAAGTTATTATTCAAAGATTAAGGGAAGCAGAAAGAGATATGGTTATGACTGAATTTAAAGACAAAGAAAAAGAAGTTGTTTCTGGTGTTGTCCAAAGGAGAGAAGGGAGAGTTGTCCTTGTTGATCTTGGCAAAACTGTTGGTATCCTACCCCAAGATGAACAAATTTATGGAGAGAATTATGCTCCAGGGGAAAGGATTAAGGTTTTTATAAAAGAAGTAAGGACAAGCTCAAAGGGACCAGAAATTATTCTATCAAGAACATCTGATGAAATTTTGAGAAAAGTTTTTTATCTTGAAATACCAGAAATTTCAAATGGACTAATCGAACTAAAATCAGTTGCACGTGAAGCTGGTTCTCGTTCAAAAGTCGCTGTCCACACCGAATCTGACAATGTAGATCCAATCGGTTCTTGTGTTGGTCAGCGTGGATCAAGAATTCAAACTGTTATTTCTGAGCTTGGAGGTGAAAAGGTTGATATTGTTCAATATGATGAAAATCCAGAAAAATATATAACCAACGCCCTGTCTCCAGCAAAAATATTAAGTATCACAACGAATGAAGAAGAAAAGAAAGCAATTGCCCATGTAAATGAAGATCAACTTTCACTTGCGATAGGTAAAGGTGGGCAAAATGCTAGATTAGCGGCACGTCTAACAGGATGGAAGATTGATGTTGTTATGAATGATGGAGAAGATGTGGTGAAGAAAGACGATGAAGAAGTTGAAGAAGATAATTCAGACGAAGAGAAGAAAGAGAAAGATGAAGTAAAAGCAGAAAAGAAAGATACTTCGACAAGCTCAGCACAGGGAAAAAAAGAGAAGAAGGAGAAAAAAGATACTTCGACAAGCTCCACGCCAGAGGACGGGCAGGCAGCGCAGGGAAAGAAAGAGGAAAAAACTGAGAAGAAAGATACTTCGGCAAGCTCAGCACAGGGGAAAAAAGAGGAAAAAACTGAGAAGAAAGATACTTCGGCAAGCTCAGCACAGGGGAAAAAAGAGAAGAAGGAGAAAAAAGATACTTCGACAAGCTCAGCACAGGGGAAAAAGGAAAAGAAAGAAACAAAATAA
- a CDS encoding GIY-YIG nuclease family protein, protein MQNLTYILLCSDNSFYVGHTSDLKERIKNHTAGTASIHTKNRRPIKLVYYEKFSSKIESIEREKQLKGWSRTKKINLIKFGHPNVLK, encoded by the coding sequence ATGCAAAATTTAACTTATATATTATTATGCTCTGACAACTCTTTTTATGTTGGTCATACATCGGATTTAAAAGAAAGGATTAAAAACCATACTGCTGGAACCGCATCAATTCACACCAAAAACAGAAGACCAATAAAATTGGTTTACTATGAAAAATTCTCCAGCAAAATAGAGTCTATCGAAAGAGAAAAACAATTGAAAGGCTGGTCAAGAACTAAAAAGATTAATTTAATTAAATTTGGACACCCTAATGTTTTAAAATAA